The genomic region gaatggtttgggttggaaggaccttaaagatcatctcgttccaatccccctgccctgggcagggaacacctcccaccagcccaggttgctccaagccccgtccaacctggccttgaacccctccagggatggggcagccacagcttctctgggcaacctgggccaggggctcaccaccctcagagtcaataatttcttcctggtacctaatctaaatctatcctctttcattttaaaacccttccccctcgtcccatggctcccctccctgctccagagtccctccccagctttcctggagcccctttagggactggaaggggctggaaggtctccccggagccttctcttccccaggctgaaccccccccagctctctcagcctgtcctcacagcagaggggctccagccctcggatcatcttcgtggcctcctctggccccgctccagcagctggaggcagcactgcaggggggtctccccagagtggagcagaggggcagaatccccccacctcgccctgctggggctgcagcccagggtgtgGTTGGCCAGCTCGTGTTGCACTGTGGGTTTAGCACTCTCTCTTCTGGCATGGTCTCCTAAGGGTAGAGGGCTTCATTAGGCTCCTCATCAATGGCAGGAGGGTCTTTCAGGTGGGTGATGATGGCCTCTCTCTTCCAGGTGTTCGCCACGACCCCAACATGAAGTACGAGCTGCAGCTCGCCAACCCCAAGGAGTTCTACCACGAGGTCCATCGCCCTTCTCACTTCCTCAACTTCgccctgctgcaggagggggagGTCTACTCCGCCGACCGGGAGGACCTCTACGCCTAGTCCTGCCCTCGCCCCCCACTCTTAGTACTGTTGATATTCAACAGCCCGTGTCTCCCCCGCCGCCTCTCGCCCCCGCGTAGCCCCCCGCGTCCCCGGTTGTTGTACCCCATCCAGTCGCTCAATAAATTTTGTACGAACGGGAGCGTTGCCGGTGAGATCCCGCctcggcgggggcggccccggacGGGGCGGGACGTGGCCGAGGGCGGGCGGAGCGTGTGCGGGGCCATGGCGgaggcgcggcggggagcggagccgctGTGGCGGACGCCGCCGGGCCGCCTGGCCCCGCCGCACGTCTACCGCATGGCGGAGGCGCTGGGCGCCGAGCTCCGCCGCCTCTCCGGCCGCTTCGGGCCCGAGGCGGTGGCCGGGCTGGTGCCGCCCGTCGTgcggctgctggagctgctggaggcgcTGGTGGCCCCGGCGGGCGCcgagggggaggcggcggcggcggcgggcgggcggcaggaCGCGGAGGTGAGCGGCGAGCGGGGGGGGCTCGTCCGACCCTGCTTCCTTCGGGGGTCGCCCGCGGGGTGGCACTGACCCACGCTTGTCCTCGTGGGGTCACCGTGGGGACCGCGCTGACGcggctgtccccgtcccccttGGGGTCGTTCTGACCCGGCTGTCGCCGTTCCCCCCGAGGTGGCTCTGACccggctgtccccatccccttgggTGGCTCTGACCcggctgtccccatcctcccgGGATGGGTCAGACCTGGCTGTCCCCATCTCCTGGGATGGCTCAGACTCAGCTGTCCCCGTTCCCCTAGGACAACACTGACCcggctgcccctgtcccctgGGGTGGCTCTGACCCGGCTGTCACCATCCCCCCGGGATGGCTCTGACGCGGCTGTCCCTGCCCCCCAGGACCCCGAGCAGAGGCTGTGGGAGGCCGAGCGCCAGGAGCGAGCCCTGCACGGCCGCCTGGCCCGCCTGGAGGAGCAGAACCGGCAGCTCCTGTTGCAGCTTGCGGAGAGCCAGTCCCAGGAAGGTGGGTGTCCCGGCGGGTTCAGGGTCCCCTGCCACCATGGGGTGTTCCCATGGGGGACGGTAGGCTGGGTACGGGGCTGAACGTGTTCTCTGTGCTGCCCAGCCCTGGAGACCTATCCCCCCAGGGAGCGTGAGCGCTGTCTTGTTCTGCAAACCACAGGGTCCCCAAACCCCCAGAGCACCCCCCAAGGGCCCCAGAGGGTGGTGGGGGCGGACACAGGGTGCGGGCTGCCATTGCAGGGCAGCCTAAAGCTCTCAGCTCCCCTCTTTCCTTCGCTCCTACTCTGCCGTCTACCAGAAGTGACGGTAGAAGGAAGCTTTGCAGAAGCATCAAGGAACCCCTTAGTGCCACGGGGTCAGGGGAGTCCTTATGTCCCGGGGGCCACTCACGCCTGACCCCCCCCCCGTGTCTGGGCTCAGACAGCGTGGCGCGGAAGGAGCGGGAGGTGATGCTGCGGCTGAAGGAGGTGGTGGACAAGCAGCGGGATGAGCTTCGTGCCCAAGCCCACGAAATCGTCTGCAAGAGCCGAGACACGGAGGCGGTGAGCGCGTGGGAGCTCGCGGGTGTGGTGTGTGAAGGGCCTGGGGACCTGCTTTCATGTCACCTCGCCCTGGGGCTGTCGTGGTGGCTCTGAGCCTGCTGGGGCAGATGCCTTTCCCGTGGGGCTGGTGTCCCTGGCTGGGGGCCCAGAGCCGCTGCTGTGCCTCACCCTCGGCTGCCCTGGgccctccagctgcaggagcaaCTGCATCGCTTCATGGCCATGAACGAGGACCTGCGTCACAAGGTGGCCATAGTGCAGGCTCAGCTCAAGAGCGCGCTGGAGAGGAAGTCAGACCTGGAGGCCGCAATGCTGCAAACCCAGAGGGAAatgagcaggaggagcagggccaATTCTGAGACCCAGCGGCCAAAGTCCAGCCTGGTGAGTCCGAGCCCGTGGCCCCACTGCCGCAGGGCATGGCTAGCACTGGCCCGACCTTCCCGTCCCTGCACGAGGTTCCTGGCACGCCTGGACCCACCGGCTGCCAGCAGGACACGGCCGCTTGAGTGAGCCCCACTGCTGGAAATCGAGCGGTGCGGTGTCTGTGACGCCGGTAACACCTTGTCTGTAAAAACTGGCAGGAGTGGAGGCAGGAGCGAGCGAGgtgaggtggtgggaggaaaagctgggTGGGACTCGGAGGATGAGGGGGGGTTTGCCACGTGTGGCGACGGGCAGCGGGTCCTGGGGAGCCACAGTGGTCCAGGGAAGGCTGCAGCGGCGCCGGACCAGCAAACTCATTCCCGAGACTTTTCCATCTCTGCCTGTGTGTGGTACCCAGCCTCGGGGCGGGGGCTTCGGGGTCTGCTGATTTGTTCTGTCCCCCCAGGAAGGAGATCTGTCACCCACAGAGGAGCCGCAGCACCAGGACGTGGATGCGGGCAGGAGCCCTGCTCACTGCTGCTTCTCCAAGGAAGAGCTGCAGGAGATCCTGCAAGAGCGGAACGAGCTCAAGACCAACCTGTTCTTGGTGCAGGAGGAACTGGCCTATTACCAGCGGTGAGTCCCGCTGCCACGACGTGGGGCAGTGAACCGGGTCCCTCTTGTCCCTGCAGCCACCCATGACCCATCAGAGGCTGCTCCTGGCGCGGTCGGGGCAGGATTTCTTTGCCAGGCTCTCGGTTAACCAGCTGGCTGCTTTTTGCCCAGGGAGCTGCTGAATGAAGAGCGAGTCCCCGGCTTCTTCTTGGACGCGATGAAGTCGACTATCAAAAGACAGcgaaaaaaaatcagagccaaAATGCTGGGAACGGAGGAGGAGTCGGCGAGCAGGTGAGTCCTGCTCACCGGGAGGGAGGACCGGGAGCCTCCCATGCAGGGTGGATGCCAGCTGGCGGCCCAGGAGTTTCCATGTGGTTTGATGCCCTGGAAGGGAACTCCCCCA from Rissa tridactyla isolate bRisTri1 chromosome 7, bRisTri1.patW.cur.20221130, whole genome shotgun sequence harbors:
- the RILP gene encoding rab-interacting lysosomal protein, coding for MAEARRGAEPLWRTPPGRLAPPHVYRMAEALGAELRRLSGRFGPEAVAGLVPPVVRLLELLEALVAPAGAEGEAAAAAGGRQDAEDPEQRLWEAERQERALHGRLARLEEQNRQLLLQLAESQSQEDSVARKEREVMLRLKEVVDKQRDELRAQAHEIVCKSRDTEALQEQLHRFMAMNEDLRHKVAIVQAQLKSALERKSDLEAAMLQTQREMSRRSRANSETQRPKSSLEGDLSPTEEPQHQDVDAGRSPAHCCFSKEELQEILQERNELKTNLFLVQEELAYYQRELLNEERVPGFFLDAMKSTIKRQRKKIRAKMLGTEEESASSDEDEGSWHPARGADCVDAQPPESKIKSFFGLWYQGGSKESPASSCSGAWEIIDSLDTQLEPEGESKPAAGSPDRATPPP